A single region of the Fibrobacter sp. genome encodes:
- a CDS encoding GDSL-type esterase/lipase family protein — MGKFFVFAGAIAALAINAQAITKVACVGNSITEGYGIWDKKKYPEHLQDMLGSDYKVENFGHSSQMFHKASSQSYWNSPKFNAAYEFAPDIVVIELGTNDSKYFYDGQGSSSGYNYMYNPSYKDEMYKDYEALIDTFAHQPQAPRIIATLQPYAQNVEWGIVDTAIVNQINPLIKEVATKKGVAIIDLHSQFNKLEWLLDDVVHPNETGAKELAQIIANGIQGKSEAITSSSSSDTPIESSSSSEPSVESSSGTETLVKAHIASAKISTQGTNIFIENYSGEITVLDLNGNIVNRTNSFGATQIKAKHFGTYIIKTGNASHKVLIK; from the coding sequence ATGGGAAAGTTTTTCGTTTTCGCTGGCGCTATCGCCGCACTCGCCATTAATGCTCAGGCCATCACCAAGGTAGCCTGCGTCGGCAACAGCATTACCGAAGGCTACGGCATCTGGGACAAGAAAAAATACCCAGAGCACCTACAAGATATGCTGGGCAGCGACTACAAAGTGGAAAACTTCGGTCATTCTAGCCAGATGTTCCACAAGGCATCTAGTCAATCCTACTGGAACTCGCCTAAATTCAATGCCGCCTACGAATTCGCGCCAGATATTGTGGTCATTGAACTGGGAACAAACGACAGTAAATATTTTTACGATGGTCAAGGAAGTTCTTCCGGCTACAACTACATGTACAATCCCAGCTACAAGGATGAAATGTACAAGGACTACGAAGCCCTTATAGATACTTTCGCGCACCAGCCGCAAGCCCCAAGAATTATCGCCACTTTACAACCCTACGCACAAAATGTTGAATGGGGAATTGTCGATACGGCAATCGTTAACCAAATCAATCCATTGATCAAGGAAGTGGCCACCAAGAAAGGTGTTGCCATCATAGACTTGCATTCTCAATTTAACAAGTTGGAATGGTTGCTAGACGATGTGGTCCACCCTAATGAAACAGGAGCCAAGGAACTGGCCCAGATTATCGCCAACGGAATTCAGGGCAAGTCCGAAGCTATCACAAGTTCAAGTTCCAGCGATACTCCTATCGAATCCAGTTCCTCCAGCGAACCTTCTGTTGAATCATCATCTGGAACAGAAACTTTGGTAAAAGCACACATTGCCTCAGCAAAAATTTCAACCCAGGGAACAAACATCTTTATAGAAAACTACTCTGGAGAGATTACCGTTCTTGACCTTAACGGGAATATCGTCAATCGAACAAATTCCTTTGGCGCTACACAAATCAAGGCCAAACATTTCGGAACCTACATCATCAAAACGGGAAATGCATCTCACAAGGTTTTGATTAAATAA
- a CDS encoding carbohydrate binding domain-containing protein has product MKKTLLLLAAATMSFAQWGGGGGKSINDFKKVSVSGRDVHVYAPSGVADNSPLLLSLHGMDQDPNYQQQNTHWETVADTAGFVVAYLRGGTGFSTWDISGDKDTKWVTEIIDQLAKDYKIDTKRVYLSGFSMGGMFSYHAMSKIADRIAAFAPCSGYLMGGAGVAMRPVPIFHVHGTGDDVVGYSGLENNLGSYRKQFNCPSQAEVQNNYPHTGDKATLYTWGPCDGGVYVKHLKLEGRGHMPSQNEVSDIWNFVKNYSLDGVAEPIVVPSDRDTVFNGTFSDSLKLAGWALTVHSGDGSLKHTNGTAEINVAKTGTNAYDVQMIQKGMHYEKGQSYKLSFDAYGSVARTLEVNLEKDTDPWTSYLGEAKTFDLSTEKKSYEIQFTMTEPTDDNGRISFNAGLATGSVFIDNVVLTKIDKIEDKKDPTLSIAVGALMQSTESTFSVYDMKGAFVTKLKCSGLNAVQAQLNSMKLNRGLYVVKNGSVNRIFSVK; this is encoded by the coding sequence ATGAAAAAAACTTTACTGCTTTTAGCGGCAGCAACAATGTCGTTCGCCCAATGGGGTGGTGGCGGCGGAAAATCCATCAACGATTTTAAGAAGGTGTCTGTTTCGGGCAGAGATGTGCATGTGTATGCTCCCTCTGGCGTGGCCGATAACAGTCCGTTGCTTCTTTCCTTGCATGGCATGGATCAGGACCCTAATTATCAGCAGCAGAATACTCATTGGGAAACTGTGGCCGATACGGCTGGATTTGTTGTTGCTTACCTTAGGGGCGGTACGGGTTTTAGCACTTGGGATATCAGCGGTGATAAGGATACCAAGTGGGTTACTGAAATTATTGATCAGCTTGCCAAGGATTATAAAATCGATACCAAGCGAGTCTATCTTTCCGGCTTCTCCATGGGCGGTATGTTCTCTTACCACGCCATGAGCAAGATTGCCGATAGGATTGCCGCCTTTGCTCCCTGCTCTGGTTACTTGATGGGTGGCGCTGGCGTTGCCATGCGTCCGGTTCCTATTTTCCATGTCCATGGAACTGGCGACGATGTGGTGGGTTATAGCGGCCTTGAAAACAACTTGGGCAGCTATCGCAAACAGTTTAATTGTCCTTCCCAGGCTGAAGTCCAGAATAACTATCCTCACACCGGCGACAAGGCTACCCTTTATACTTGGGGTCCCTGCGATGGTGGTGTCTATGTGAAGCACCTGAAGTTGGAAGGCCGTGGTCACATGCCTTCCCAGAACGAAGTTTCCGACATCTGGAACTTTGTGAAGAACTATTCTTTGGACGGTGTTGCTGAACCGATTGTTGTTCCTTCCGACAGAGATACGGTTTTCAATGGAACTTTCTCTGATTCCTTGAAACTTGCCGGTTGGGCCTTGACGGTGCATAGTGGCGACGGTTCCTTGAAGCATACCAACGGTACTGCCGAAATCAATGTGGCAAAAACAGGCACCAATGCCTATGATGTTCAAATGATCCAGAAGGGTATGCACTACGAAAAGGGCCAAAGCTATAAGCTTAGCTTTGATGCATACGGTTCTGTTGCCAGAACTCTTGAAGTGAATCTGGAAAAGGATACCGATCCCTGGACCAGTTACCTTGGCGAAGCAAAGACCTTTGACTTGAGTACTGAAAAGAAGTCCTACGAAATACAATTCACCATGACCGAACCCACCGATGATAATGGCCGTATTTCCTTTAATGCTGGCCTGGCTACAGGTAGCGTCTTCATCGACAATGTGGTGCTGACCAAGATCGACAAGATCGAGGACAAGAAGGATCCCACCTTGAGCATTGCTGTGGGTGCCTTGATGCAGTCTACAGAAAGTACCTTCAGCGTTTACGATATGAAGGGTGCTTTTGTGACTAAGTTGAAGTGCTCGGGCTTGAATGCTGTTCAGGCTCAGCTGAATTCAATGAAGCTGAACAGGGGCTTGTACGTTGTCAAGAACGGCTCTGTCAACAGAATCTTCTCTGTTAAATAG
- the serS gene encoding serine--tRNA ligase — MLDIKKIRENPEYYIAETEKKYTTVSLRDVLAIDEERRPLLTEVERLKSERNAQSKLIGELKKKGENADAAQAATRELGNKIDEMDKKLKDLEFKQTEMLMHVPNIAPRSIEGKDSSDNKVEKDGPIPFDYYTKNDDFARVDHKTLGERLGIFDFERGAKISGSGFPVYRGLGSRLERALIQFFLDEHQKAGFEEFTPPYLVTRNTMRGTGQLPKFEEDMYRCDKDDDLFLIPTAEVPLTNLYSGEVIPESELPKRICAYSACFRREAGSYGKDTRGLLRLHQFNKVEMVYFAHPEHSYEDHEELTRFGEMLLEKLGLPYHRLALCKGDLGFGAAKCYDLEVYAPVEKKWLEVSSCSNFEDYQARRANIKTKINGKNTFIHTLNGSGLATPRVMVGICDNYQQKDGSLLIPEVLRPYMGGLEKIEPKR; from the coding sequence ATGCTTGACATTAAGAAAATCCGCGAAAATCCGGAATACTATATTGCTGAAACCGAAAAGAAGTATACGACCGTGAGCCTGCGCGATGTTCTCGCCATCGACGAAGAACGCCGCCCCCTCCTCACCGAAGTGGAACGCCTCAAGAGCGAACGTAACGCTCAGTCCAAGCTCATCGGTGAATTGAAGAAGAAGGGCGAAAACGCAGACGCCGCACAGGCCGCCACCCGCGAACTGGGCAACAAGATCGACGAAATGGACAAGAAGCTGAAGGATCTGGAATTCAAGCAGACCGAAATGCTCATGCACGTCCCCAACATCGCTCCTCGCTCCATCGAAGGTAAGGACTCCAGCGACAACAAGGTGGAAAAAGACGGTCCGATTCCTTTCGACTACTACACCAAGAACGATGACTTCGCCCGCGTCGACCACAAGACCCTCGGCGAACGTCTTGGCATCTTTGACTTTGAACGTGGCGCAAAGATCTCCGGTTCCGGCTTTCCGGTCTACCGCGGTCTCGGCTCTCGCCTGGAACGCGCCCTCATCCAGTTCTTCCTGGACGAACACCAGAAGGCTGGCTTCGAAGAATTCACTCCGCCGTACCTCGTTACCCGCAACACCATGCGCGGCACCGGTCAGCTCCCGAAGTTCGAAGAAGACATGTACCGTTGCGACAAGGATGACGACCTGTTCCTCATCCCCACTGCAGAAGTTCCTCTAACCAACCTCTACTCTGGCGAAGTCATTCCGGAATCCGAACTGCCGAAGCGCATCTGTGCTTACTCCGCTTGCTTCCGTCGCGAAGCTGGTTCCTACGGTAAGGACACCCGCGGTCTTCTCCGCCTCCACCAGTTCAACAAGGTTGAAATGGTTTATTTCGCACATCCGGAACACTCCTACGAAGATCACGAAGAACTGACCCGCTTTGGCGAAATGCTTCTCGAAAAGCTCGGCCTCCCCTACCACCGCCTCGCACTCTGCAAGGGCGACCTCGGCTTTGGTGCAGCAAAGTGCTACGACTTGGAAGTCTACGCTCCGGTGGAAAAGAAGTGGCTTGAAGTTTCTTCCTGCTCCAACTTCGAAGACTACCAGGCACGTCGTGCAAACATCAAGACCAAGATCAACGGCAAGAACACCTTCATCCACACCTTGAACGGTTCTGGCCTTGCTACTCCTCGCGTGATGGTTGGCATTTGCGACAACTACCAGCAGAAGGACGGTTCTCTCTTGATTCCTGAAGTTCTGCGTCCGTACATGGGCGGTCTCGAAAAGATCGAACCCAAGCGTTAA
- a CDS encoding TIGR02171 family protein has translation MKFLFFSLLSFLLFACSSDPQSCKDCNDEIQFSVDTLHTGMIRIDAKGKNAFLGTDDESAPAKERPRMRVDFSYAYSISEHEVTCGEYSSLMKTAGVCDDEMLPQTSISYYDAVLYANARSKSENLDTAYQYSKAVFDSAGNCILLENLIFNADKESYRLPTEAEWIYAASAGWNAENSWNASNSDFKTHKVCSKPKNRFELCDMAGNAMEFVNDWLGYFKDTTVTNYAGAVDGAWGERIVKGGGYLSELPNINLFSRGYVYTVSSSKKSDYVGFRLAFGSIPNAVWLDFNGTAQTSRMQVVFSTSQMKSLMRTYRAKLAFRNDVSGNLAFVDYANWGGSVFEIQDTMNVFHPEISPDGRWVAFCTKSEGVKGTSSLYVRRLNIGSTAIKLDVESAAIPRWIVQDGDTLITFVDDTDLNNDLSSWKKHGTWVVSFQGEKFGKPRQLFEGSFNGGVASDYSMAVSGAGILRVYKDDDSYSEWYNGNQACNVSLNKDGSKRVLFLDFSGKTGNAFVGEKYRTHERIFFADSTGKLIKSIKAPKGRTFDHTEWVNSDFAIASLTNVNGAHGEIALVNLVDSSTTTLIQGDELWHPSMWVDKVFLLDSTVSKLDPDSAGAYYQEGFSMEASMIRQKLELFWTNKDSINTVILGSSRPSAAADPYAFSKDIYAVNMSIIPNILYESRYEFENYVFPHAKNLKYVVVSLDIDLWYLSEREELNNFFAMEAPYLPGYVYDANHDFWKDGYPEGLTEYTLNSYNDESDHKEYTRHRGMHNVPFYIGWEEDPVVDFDSTWLDYRAEDCNNNLENLKAIVKLAAEKNVRVLGVIFPQSPAFKKTGSFGRYGIRRSQADSLIQEIADISKTYKNFKILDENKMGNHDYPDSLAYNRDHLTNEAGPMITARIDSALHSF, from the coding sequence GTGAAATTTTTATTCTTTTCATTGCTGTCATTCTTGTTGTTTGCGTGTTCTTCGGACCCGCAGTCATGTAAGGATTGCAATGATGAAATTCAATTTTCCGTAGATACTCTTCATACGGGAATGATTCGTATTGATGCGAAAGGGAAAAATGCTTTTCTCGGTACGGATGATGAATCGGCTCCCGCAAAGGAACGCCCTCGAATGAGGGTTGATTTTTCCTATGCCTATTCCATATCTGAACATGAAGTGACTTGCGGTGAATATTCATCGCTGATGAAGACAGCTGGAGTCTGCGACGATGAAATGTTGCCGCAGACTTCTATTTCTTACTATGATGCTGTACTTTATGCAAATGCTCGCAGTAAGTCTGAAAATTTGGATACAGCATACCAGTATTCCAAGGCTGTATTTGATTCTGCAGGTAATTGTATCCTGTTGGAAAATCTGATTTTTAATGCAGATAAGGAAAGCTACCGTTTGCCGACAGAGGCTGAGTGGATTTATGCGGCAAGCGCCGGCTGGAATGCCGAAAACAGTTGGAATGCTTCCAATTCCGATTTTAAAACACACAAGGTTTGTTCTAAGCCGAAAAACCGCTTTGAACTTTGCGATATGGCGGGTAATGCCATGGAATTTGTGAACGATTGGCTTGGCTACTTTAAAGATACGACGGTTACAAATTATGCAGGTGCAGTGGATGGTGCTTGGGGTGAGCGAATTGTGAAGGGGGGTGGTTATCTCAGCGAACTTCCCAATATTAATTTGTTTTCCCGCGGGTATGTGTATACCGTTTCTTCCTCGAAGAAATCTGATTATGTAGGCTTTAGACTTGCCTTTGGCTCAATTCCTAATGCCGTGTGGCTGGATTTTAATGGAACCGCACAAACATCTCGAATGCAGGTTGTGTTTTCCACTTCGCAAATGAAAAGCCTGATGCGCACCTATAGGGCTAAACTTGCTTTCAGAAATGATGTCTCGGGAAATCTAGCTTTTGTGGATTATGCCAATTGGGGTGGATCGGTATTTGAAATTCAGGATACCATGAATGTTTTCCATCCTGAAATTTCTCCTGATGGCAGATGGGTTGCATTTTGTACTAAGAGCGAAGGGGTGAAGGGAACTTCAAGTTTGTATGTGCGTAGGTTGAATATTGGTAGCACCGCTATTAAGCTTGATGTGGAATCCGCTGCAATTCCTAGATGGATTGTGCAGGATGGCGATACCTTGATTACCTTTGTTGACGATACCGATCTCAATAACGATTTATCTTCTTGGAAAAAACATGGTACGTGGGTTGTTTCTTTCCAAGGTGAAAAATTTGGAAAGCCAAGACAGCTTTTTGAAGGATCCTTTAATGGTGGCGTTGCTTCGGATTATTCAATGGCTGTCTCCGGTGCTGGGATATTGCGTGTTTATAAGGATGATGATTCCTATTCAGAATGGTATAACGGAAACCAGGCTTGCAATGTTTCTTTGAACAAAGATGGTTCTAAACGTGTTTTGTTCCTTGACTTTTCAGGAAAGACTGGGAATGCTTTTGTGGGTGAAAAATATAGGACTCATGAAAGAATTTTCTTTGCCGATAGTACTGGTAAGTTGATTAAGTCGATTAAGGCTCCGAAGGGTAGAACCTTTGACCATACAGAATGGGTTAATTCTGATTTTGCTATTGCTTCTTTGACGAATGTTAATGGAGCTCATGGTGAAATAGCTCTTGTTAACTTGGTTGATTCAAGTACCACGACTTTGATTCAAGGCGATGAACTTTGGCATCCGTCAATGTGGGTCGATAAAGTTTTCTTGCTGGATTCTACGGTGTCAAAGCTGGATCCTGATAGTGCTGGTGCTTACTATCAGGAAGGCTTTAGCATGGAAGCTTCGATGATTCGTCAGAAACTTGAACTTTTTTGGACGAATAAGGATTCTATCAATACCGTGATTCTTGGCAGTTCTCGTCCTTCGGCTGCGGCTGATCCTTACGCGTTTAGCAAGGATATTTATGCGGTAAATATGTCGATAATTCCGAATATCTTGTATGAATCAAGATATGAATTTGAGAATTACGTTTTCCCTCATGCAAAGAATTTGAAGTATGTGGTTGTTTCTCTAGATATTGATTTATGGTATTTGTCCGAGCGAGAAGAGCTCAACAATTTCTTTGCTATGGAAGCCCCTTACCTGCCTGGCTATGTATATGATGCCAATCATGATTTTTGGAAGGATGGATATCCCGAAGGCCTGACAGAATACACTCTGAATAGTTACAATGATGAAAGTGATCATAAGGAATATACGCGCCATCGAGGAATGCATAATGTTCCTTTTTATATTGGTTGGGAAGAAGATCCTGTTGTTGACTTCGACAGTACGTGGCTTGATTATCGCGCGGAAGATTGCAACAATAACCTTGAAAATTTAAAAGCCATTGTTAAGCTTGCTGCAGAAAAAAATGTGAGGGTTCTTGGCGTCATTTTTCCGCAGAGTCCAGCTTTCAAGAAGACGGGATCCTTTGGTCGTTACGGAATCCGTCGCAGTCAGGCTGATAGCTTGATTCAGGAAATTGCGGATATTTCCAAGACGTACAAGAATTTCAAGATACTTGATGAAAATAAGATGGGTAATCACGATTATCCTGACTCACTGGCGTATAATCGAGACCACTTGACGAATGAGGCTGGACCGATGATTACTGCCCGCATTGATTCTGCGTTACATAGCTTTTAA
- a CDS encoding calcium/sodium antiporter — MLIPAIAVIIGLIVLVWSADKFVDGAVGVARFCGMSTLLIGMVIVGFGTSAPEMVVSAISAVQGNPELALGNAYGSNIANIALILGVTALISPILVQRSVLKKDLPLLIGVTILSIVLLVDGSVSRIDGIVFLCVFFGVMGFNIWREKKNAAVAEMTDQNDEAAAPMSLGKSIGLLVLGMALLVASSRALVWGAVEIARSLGVSDLLIGLTIVAIGTSLPELASSIAAARKGEDDLAVGNIIGSNLFNTLMVVGIAATIAPMGNIEQDVLYRDMPLMAMLTLSLLVLGFRRKGDGRINRIAGVILLLVYVLYLLNLILKATGNWPF; from the coding sequence ATGTTAATTCCTGCAATTGCTGTTATCATTGGCTTAATAGTTCTTGTCTGGAGTGCAGACAAATTTGTGGACGGCGCCGTTGGCGTCGCCCGCTTTTGTGGTATGAGTACCTTACTTATAGGTATGGTAATCGTTGGCTTCGGCACAAGCGCTCCTGAAATGGTTGTTTCTGCAATCTCTGCTGTGCAGGGCAATCCGGAATTGGCCCTAGGTAATGCCTATGGTAGCAACATTGCGAATATCGCCTTGATTCTTGGCGTGACGGCCTTGATTTCTCCGATCCTCGTTCAGAGATCTGTTCTCAAGAAAGACTTGCCGTTGCTTATCGGGGTGACTATCCTTTCTATTGTTCTGCTTGTAGATGGCTCTGTATCCCGTATAGACGGTATTGTTTTCCTGTGCGTTTTCTTTGGCGTTATGGGATTCAATATCTGGCGGGAAAAGAAAAACGCTGCTGTCGCAGAAATGACTGATCAGAATGACGAGGCTGCTGCTCCCATGAGCTTGGGTAAGTCTATCGGACTCCTGGTTCTTGGTATGGCTCTTCTGGTGGCAAGTTCTCGCGCCCTTGTCTGGGGTGCCGTCGAAATTGCGCGAAGCCTTGGCGTTAGTGACTTGCTTATCGGCCTTACCATTGTGGCTATCGGAACGTCCCTCCCGGAATTGGCTAGCTCTATCGCTGCCGCCCGTAAAGGCGAAGATGATTTGGCTGTAGGCAACATTATCGGTTCCAATCTTTTCAACACCTTGATGGTGGTTGGCATTGCCGCAACAATTGCACCTATGGGTAATATTGAACAAGATGTTCTCTACAGGGATATGCCGTTGATGGCTATGCTGACCTTGTCTCTGTTGGTGCTTGGCTTCCGTCGTAAGGGCGATGGCCGCATTAACCGAATCGCTGGCGTCATCTTGTTGCTGGTCTATGTCTTGTACCTTCTGAACCTGATTTTAAAGGCCACAGGTAACTGGCCGTTCTAA
- a CDS encoding PorT family protein, giving the protein MNIRFTSIMAVLATAASVFAAEPEAPAAESAAPAAVEAEAPAAESVAPAAVEAEAPAAESAPVVEAPADEASVMEAAPAENAAPAPVAVRGGSSYKTYNVESRPATAAPAKASYVQPAATDRGYEPQKLAFGVQAFVGSFFFMEDVFDYDMSGMTWRVGLHTSIPLNTYTSALKVGLLFEHSEASTSDDNWYSTSSKISQYKLNIPVLFDFKGPRSIVSFGIGTSVGIPLSDTFSYMCAGKDTGANAKHTTGVPGKHKFDMIEDDQRVSVDWNLLLGLSIRPNNLISFDIRYELGMNKLYEDEYDLNIDNSSSAFTMGLSFYIL; this is encoded by the coding sequence ATGAATATCCGATTTACTAGTATCATGGCTGTGCTCGCTACTGCTGCTTCCGTTTTTGCTGCAGAACCCGAAGCTCCTGCCGCAGAATCCGCTGCCCCCGCTGCTGTAGAAGCTGAAGCTCCTGCCGCAGAATCCGTTGCCCCCGCTGCTGTAGAAGCTGAAGCTCCTGCCGCAGAATCTGCTCCCGTTGTTGAAGCACCCGCTGATGAAGCTTCCGTCATGGAAGCCGCTCCTGCAGAAAATGCTGCCCCCGCACCTGTTGCCGTTCGTGGTGGCAGTTCCTACAAGACTTACAATGTTGAATCCCGCCCGGCAACTGCTGCTCCGGCAAAGGCCTCTTATGTACAGCCTGCTGCTACCGATCGTGGTTACGAACCTCAGAAACTCGCTTTTGGTGTCCAGGCTTTCGTTGGTTCCTTCTTCTTTATGGAAGATGTCTTTGACTACGATATGTCCGGTATGACATGGCGCGTCGGTCTTCACACTTCCATTCCGCTGAACACCTATACTTCTGCTTTGAAGGTCGGTTTGCTCTTCGAACATAGCGAAGCTTCCACCAGCGATGATAACTGGTACAGCACTTCCAGCAAGATCAGTCAGTACAAGTTGAACATTCCTGTACTCTTTGACTTCAAGGGACCCCGTTCCATTGTTTCCTTCGGTATTGGTACTAGCGTCGGCATTCCGCTGAGCGATACCTTCTCCTACATGTGCGCAGGTAAAGACACTGGTGCAAATGCAAAGCACACCACTGGCGTTCCCGGCAAGCATAAGTTTGACATGATTGAAGACGACCAGCGTGTTTCTGTTGACTGGAACCTCCTCCTCGGCCTCTCCATTCGTCCGAACAACTTGATCAGCTTCGATATCCGTTACGAACTCGGTATGAACAAGCTCTATGAAGATGAATACGACCTCAACATCGATAACAGCTCTAGTGCATTCACCATGGGTCTTTCCTTCTACATCCTCTAA
- a CDS encoding leucyl aminopeptidase family protein, whose protein sequence is MKLNIVAKESGKANASALFFVKQSVQFSAVLSEEGEMQAESVLNGIKDGVFEDLEFLEIEGKPTIFVDAAKERGISSLDHLRMAAYRLAQRAAKKQIPMVSIMLADAANEQFKSIAHGLAYADYKFDAYKSHKKESFQVTFEIIAGEHVSEFKKIAEDVAVEQKAIVLAKNLINTPAADLTPADFVERAKTVAKYTDGLSIKVRDMKQLEKEGFMGHVTVGKGSSRPPFMVTLSYDGTKGSKSPRGSKQERTSADHLVIVGKGLCFDTGGLCLKPPKSMPEMISDMSGAATTLAAIQAIATLKLPLRVSAVLCLAENAIGNMSVLPGDIFTAKNGKTVMVDNTDAEGRLVLSDGLAEAGLIGATHIIDLATLTGAMVRALGYAVTGFFSNDDDLARAVINCGEECCEKFWSMPLEEEYADALKDKFADLKNTGSDAGAISAALFLQEFLPANTAWSHWDIAGTAFVSKKWKYTEYGATGFGVQTLIELARRMSQGSLSNCEGSYETV, encoded by the coding sequence ATGAAACTGAATATCGTCGCTAAGGAATCTGGCAAGGCAAACGCCTCCGCCCTCTTTTTTGTAAAGCAATCCGTCCAATTTTCCGCAGTCCTTTCTGAAGAAGGAGAAATGCAGGCTGAATCCGTATTGAACGGAATCAAGGACGGAGTCTTTGAAGATCTGGAATTTCTAGAAATCGAAGGCAAACCCACTATTTTCGTGGATGCAGCGAAGGAACGCGGAATTTCCAGCCTGGACCACCTTCGCATGGCCGCATACCGTTTGGCACAGCGCGCCGCCAAGAAGCAGATTCCCATGGTAAGCATTATGCTCGCCGACGCAGCCAACGAACAGTTCAAATCCATTGCACATGGCCTCGCCTACGCAGACTACAAGTTCGATGCCTACAAGAGCCACAAGAAAGAATCTTTCCAAGTGACCTTCGAAATCATCGCCGGCGAACACGTTTCTGAATTCAAGAAGATTGCAGAAGATGTCGCTGTAGAACAGAAGGCCATCGTTCTCGCCAAGAACTTGATCAACACTCCTGCAGCTGATTTGACGCCTGCAGACTTTGTGGAACGGGCAAAGACTGTAGCAAAATATACCGACGGTCTCTCCATCAAGGTTCGCGATATGAAGCAGCTTGAAAAGGAGGGCTTCATGGGCCACGTTACCGTTGGCAAGGGCAGCTCTCGTCCGCCCTTCATGGTAACCCTCAGCTACGACGGCACCAAGGGTTCCAAGAGCCCGCGCGGATCCAAGCAGGAAAGAACTTCCGCAGACCATCTGGTTATCGTCGGTAAGGGTCTCTGCTTTGATACTGGCGGACTCTGCCTGAAACCGCCTAAATCCATGCCGGAAATGATTAGCGACATGTCTGGTGCAGCCACCACCTTGGCAGCCATCCAGGCCATCGCCACATTAAAACTCCCCCTCCGCGTAAGCGCAGTGCTTTGCCTTGCAGAAAATGCCATCGGCAACATGTCTGTTCTTCCCGGCGATATCTTTACCGCTAAGAACGGCAAGACCGTCATGGTGGACAACACCGACGCTGAAGGCCGTTTGGTTCTGAGCGACGGCCTCGCCGAAGCAGGTCTCATCGGAGCAACCCACATCATCGACCTTGCCACCCTTACAGGAGCCATGGTCCGCGCCCTGGGTTACGCTGTAACAGGTTTCTTCAGCAACGACGACGACCTGGCCCGCGCCGTGATCAACTGCGGTGAAGAATGCTGCGAAAAGTTCTGGAGCATGCCTCTGGAAGAAGAATATGCTGACGCCCTCAAGGACAAGTTTGCCGACCTGAAGAATACCGGAAGCGACGCTGGCGCAATTTCTGCAGCATTGTTCCTCCAGGAATTCCTCCCGGCAAATACCGCATGGTCCCACTGGGATATCGCAGGCACCGCCTTCGTTTCCAAGAAGTGGAAGTACACGGAATACGGTGCCACCGGCTTTGGCGTACAGACCTTGATCGAACTTGCACGCCGCATGTCCCAGGGCAGCCTCAGCAATTGCGAAGGCTCCTACGAAACGGTGTAA
- the lexA gene encoding transcriptional repressor LexA → MDKFNNENAEVEAGESKRKGLTPRQEEILEYIKKYSKENRMPPTVREIGNRFEISSTNGVRSILAALIKKGYINRSPRLSRGIEILNTGDEAEQTETVSNTIEIPIVGRVAAGTPILAVQNLEGTVTIDRDFLACRSDVFALRVKGDSMINAGIFDGDLIFARQQKTADRGEIIVAQVDNEATVKYYHPAADHVELRPANPNYRPIVVKKDKDFSIAGRVIGVMRKVN, encoded by the coding sequence ATGGACAAGTTCAATAACGAAAATGCCGAAGTTGAAGCCGGCGAAAGCAAGCGCAAGGGCCTGACTCCCCGTCAGGAAGAAATCCTGGAATACATCAAGAAGTACTCCAAGGAAAACCGTATGCCGCCTACCGTTCGTGAAATCGGCAACCGCTTCGAAATCTCCTCTACAAACGGAGTCCGTTCCATTCTCGCAGCCCTCATCAAGAAGGGTTACATCAATCGTTCTCCCCGCCTTAGCCGCGGTATCGAAATTCTGAACACCGGCGACGAAGCAGAACAGACTGAAACCGTAAGCAATACCATTGAAATTCCTATCGTAGGCCGCGTCGCCGCAGGTACCCCGATTCTCGCCGTCCAGAACCTCGAAGGCACCGTCACCATCGACCGCGACTTCCTGGCTTGCCGTTCCGACGTATTTGCACTTCGCGTCAAGGGCGACTCCATGATCAACGCAGGCATCTTCGATGGCGACCTGATTTTTGCTCGCCAGCAGAAGACTGCAGACCGCGGCGAAATCATCGTGGCCCAGGTGGACAACGAAGCTACCGTCAAGTATTACCATCCGGCAGCAGACCATGTGGAACTGCGCCCCGCAAACCCCAACTACCGCCCCATCGTAGTGAAGAAGGACAAGGACTTCTCCATCGCTGGTCGCGTTATCGGCGTGATGCGCAAGGTGAACTAA